One Echeneis naucrates chromosome 1, fEcheNa1.1, whole genome shotgun sequence DNA segment encodes these proteins:
- the LOC115050460 gene encoding high-affinity choline transporter 1-like, which yields MALNIPGMLVVLLFYILILGTGVWAAQKSRQAEKTSRGNRTEVILLGDRNIHLLVGIFTMTATWVGGGFILGLAEAVYMPKMGLIWALMPIQYSVAFIIGGLFFVKPMRDMKYLTMMDPFQIKYGNVLSGALVLPCLLVDVLWVSCTLLGLGSTMSVILDLPYVYSAWVSSVVAIIYTLLGGLYSVAYTDIIQLSLTFLSLWLCVPFLLLSPTSTNIAQTAFNHTFQEPWVGTLDQDKVWAWTDDFLMLALGSVSFQCFHQRTLSASSSQTAQFTCYIAAAVIAILGVPPVLVGAVAASTDWNRTLYGSPPPYVRGEQSLVLPLTLQYLTPSYISVIGIGAVAAAVMSSTDSALLSAASVFSSNIYKNILRQQASDYEMQWVIRVTVAVVGVVGTSITFFTNSTLVLWILGADVSYTLIFPHLVSVLFSKVTNGYGALMGYIIGLTVRISLGERAVGLPVVLCLPGCILVDGVFIQKSPVRTISMLCTIIAIQVFSLLALAMFNHGLLPEKWDIFKVKNTITVSPTDAVTQNENDGARSDEESDENGDGLALQPVLQAGI from the exons ATGGCTCTGAACATCCCCGGCATGCTTGTGGTGTTGTTGTTCTACATCCTTATTCTGGGGACAGGGGTGTGGGCAGCCCAGAAGTCCCGCCAGGCTGAGAAGACCAGTCGAGGAAACAGGACTGAAGTGATTCTCCTTGGAGACAGGAATATCCACCTGCTGGTTGGGATTTTCACCATGACTG CTACATGGGTTGGAGGTGGATTTATCCTGGGCCTGGCTGAGGCTGTGTACATGCCTAAAATGGGACTGATATGGGCTCTTATGCCAATACAATACTCTGTGGCATTCATAATAG GGGGTCTTTTCTTTGTCAAGCCGATGAGGGACATGAAGTATCTCACCATGATGGACCCCTTTCAGATAAAGTATGGCAACGTGCTGAGTGGAGCTCTCGTGCTGCCTTGTCTGCTGGTGGATGTGCTGTGGGTGTCCTGCACACTCCTTGGCCTAG GATCAACAATGAGTGTGATACTGGACTTGCCCTATGTTTACTCTGCTTGGGTCTCATCAGTTGTTGCCATCATCTACACTTTGTTAGGAGGCCTTTATTCAGTAGCCTACACTGACATCATCCAGCTCTCTCTAACCTTCCTCAGTTTG TGGCTGTGTGTCCCCTTCCTTCTGCTCAGCCCCACTTCCACAAACATTGCCCAGACTGCTTTCAATCACACCTTTCAAGAGCCCTGGGTCGGCACCCTGGATCAGGACAAAGTCTGGGCGTGGACTGATGACTTCCTGATGCTG GCCCTCGGCAGTGTCTCGTTTCAGTGCTTCCACCAGAGGACGCTGTCTGCCTCTTCATCACAAACAGCCCAGTTTACATGTTATAtcgctgctgctgtcattgcCATACTGGGAGTCCCACCGGTGTTGGTTGGGGCTGTTGCCGCCTCCACGG ACTGGAACAGGACACTGTACGGGTCTCCCCCTCCATATGTCAGAGGTGAACAGAGCTTGGTCCTTCCCCTGACGCTACAGTACCTCACTCCGTCTTACATCTCAGTCATTGGAATCggagctgtggctgctgctgtcatgtccTCCACCGACTCTGCCCTCTtgtctgctgcttcagttttcTCCTCAAACATCTACAAGAACATCCTGCGTCAACAG GCTTCAGACTATGAAATGCAGTGGGTGATTCGGGTCACGGTGGCAGTGGTGGGTGTGGTTGGGACATCCATAACATTCTTCACAAACAGCACCCTGGTCCTCTGGATTCTCGGAGCTGATGTTTCCTACACTTTGATATTCCCCCACCTGGTCTCTGTGCTCTTCTCTAAAGTGACAAATGGTTACGGTGCCTTGATGGGTTACATCATAGGCCTGACTGTACGCATTTCATTGGGAGAGAGAGCTGTCGGTCTTCCTGTTGTTCTCTGTCTTCCTGGTTGCATACTGGTAGATGGCGTCTTCATCCAAAAGTCCCCAGTCAGAACAATCTCCATGCTCTGCACCATTATAGCCATCCAAGTCTTTTCCTTGCTGGCTTTGGCCATGTTCAACCATGGCCTGCTTCCTGAAAAGTGGgacattttcaaagtaaaaaacacCATTACTGTGTCACCAACAGATGCTGTCACACAGAATGAAAATGATGGAGCTAGAAGTGATGAGGAGAGTGATGAAAATGGAGATGGACTTGCCCTACAGCCAGTGTTGCAGGCTGGAATTTGA
- the LOC115041018 gene encoding high affinity choline transporter 1-like isoform X1, with the protein MALNVPGLVVMAVFYLLILGTGIWASMRSRKVEKKSTGDGMEITLLAGRNINLLVGIFTLTATWVGGGFILGIAEATYNPTLGAVWALMPVPYVLTFFLGGFFFAKPMRENNYLTMMDPFQKKYGNFLSSALIFPALVADVLWVARTLVSLGGTMSVILDLSYVYSIIISSVVAIIYTLLGGLYSVAYTDVIQLILIFVSLWVCVPFLLTNPHSVDISLTAYNQTFQAPWVGTVELDEAGKWFDDFMLLALGGLAYQAFYQRILSASSYTQAQVTCFASSAFCLVLGIPSVLVGAVAASTDWNSTSYGLPTPYERDQAGSILPIALQYLTPTYISIIGIGAVAAAVMSSMDSALLSSASLFSSNIYKNIIRKQASDYEMQWVIRISVVVVGLAGTALTFLDSSVLVFWLVGVDMSYTIMFPQLVCILFFKVSNGYGATVGYLMGLILRVLSGEPLIGLPPAIQFPGCRLDAEGRLTQFFPFRTAIMIMSLLSILLFSYLASIVFNKGLLSEKWDVFKIKRKQKPSARAVDDKRTNADNEEASAAKQLLETSSC; encoded by the exons ATGGCTCTCAATGTGCCAGGTCTGGTGGTGATGGCAGTGTTCTACCTGTTGATCTTGGGTACGGGTATCTGGGCATCCATGCGCTCCAGAAAGGTGGAGAAGAAGTCCACGGGAGACGGCATGGAAATAACCTTACTGGCTGGGCGCAACATCAACCTGCTCGTTGGCATCTTCACTCTCACCG CGACATGGGTGGGTGGAGGCTTCATCCTCGGTATAGCTGAAGCAACATACAACCCAACGCTAGGTGCAGTGTGGGCCCTCATGCCTGTGCCCTACGTTTTGACCTTCTTCTTGG GTGGGTTTTTCTTTGCCAAACCCATGAGAGAGAACAACTATTTGACAATGATGGACCCCTTCCAAAAGAAGTATGGGAACTTCCTGAGCAGCGCACTGATCTTTCCCGCACTGGTGGCCGATGTCCTGTGGGTGGCACGCACACTTGTCAGCCTGG GTGGAACTATGAGTGTCATCCTGGATCTGTCCTACGTCTATTCCATTATAATCTCCTCAGTGGTGGCCATCATCTACACACTGCTGGGGGGGCTTTACTCTGTGGCCTATACAGATGTGATCCAGCTAATCCTCATCTTTGTCAGTCTG TGGGTGTGTGTTCCCTTCCTGCTGACCAACCCTCACTCTGTGGACATCTCGTTGACGGCCTACAACCAGACCTTTCAAGCTCCCTGGGTCGGCACGGTGGAGCTCGATGAGGCCGGCAAGTGGTTTGACGACTTCATGCTGCTG GCTTTAGGGGGCTTGGCCTACCAAGCGTTCTACCAAAGAATCCTGTCCGCCTCATCTTACACCCAGGCTCAAGTGACCTGCTTCGCCTCGTCAGCCTTCTGTTTGGTGCTAGGTATCCCCTCCGTGCTGGTGGGAGCTGTCGCTGCATCTACAG ACTGGAACTCAACCAGCTATGGACTACCGACCCCATATGAGCGTGACCAGGCAGGCTCCATCCTCCCCATCGCCCTGCAGTATCTCACGCCTACATACATCTCTATCATCGGCATCGGCGctgtagctgctgctgtcatgtccTCCATGGACTCAGCCCTTTTGTCTTCTGCCTCTTTGTTCTCATCAAACATTTACAAGAACATCATCAGGAAGCAG GCGTCAGACTATGAGATGCAGTGGGTGATCCGTATTTCAGTGGTGGTGGTCGGTCTGGCTGGCACTGCCCTCACCTTCCTGGACAGCAGTGTTCTGGTTTTCTGGCTCGTGGGCGTAGACATGTCCTACACCATCATGTTCCCTCAGCTAGTCTGCATCCTGTTCTTCAAGGTGTCTAATGGCTATGGAGCCACTGTGGGTTACTTGATGGGACTCATCCTGAGGGTACTGAGTGGTGAGCCCCTCATTGGCCTGCCACCCGCCATCCAGTTCCCTGGCTGCCGGCTTGATGCAGAGGGAAGGCTGACCCAGTTCTTTCCCTTCCGCACCGCCATAATGATCATGTCACTTCTGTCCATTCTGCTTTTCTCCTATTTGGCATCCATCGTTTTCAACAAAGGATTGCTGTCTGAGAAGTGGGATGTGTTTAAGATCAAACGCAAGCAGAAACCATCAGCCCGAGCCGTCGATGACAAGAGGACCAACGCTGATAACGAAGAAGCCTCTGCAGCCAAGCAGCTACTCGAGACAAGCAGCTGCTAA
- the LOC115041018 gene encoding high affinity choline transporter 1-like isoform X2: MSCGWHAHLSAWCNLKKGLNIEQPVDCERALLWCGCRLRLGGPWQCGRRDGEGGTMSVILDLSYVYSIIISSVVAIIYTLLGGLYSVAYTDVIQLILIFVSLWVCVPFLLTNPHSVDISLTAYNQTFQAPWVGTVELDEAGKWFDDFMLLALGGLAYQAFYQRILSASSYTQAQVTCFASSAFCLVLGIPSVLVGAVAASTDWNSTSYGLPTPYERDQAGSILPIALQYLTPTYISIIGIGAVAAAVMSSMDSALLSSASLFSSNIYKNIIRKQASDYEMQWVIRISVVVVGLAGTALTFLDSSVLVFWLVGVDMSYTIMFPQLVCILFFKVSNGYGATVGYLMGLILRVLSGEPLIGLPPAIQFPGCRLDAEGRLTQFFPFRTAIMIMSLLSILLFSYLASIVFNKGLLSEKWDVFKIKRKQKPSARAVDDKRTNADNEEASAAKQLLETSSC, translated from the exons ATGTCCTGTGGGTGGCACGCACACTTGTCAGCCTGG tgtAATTTGAAAAAGGGGTTAAACATCGAGCAGCCTGTTGATTGTGAAAG GGCATTGTTGTGGTGTGGCTGCAGGCTGCGGCTGGGGGGACCCTGGCAATGTGGCAGAAGAGACGGTGAAG GTGGAACTATGAGTGTCATCCTGGATCTGTCCTACGTCTATTCCATTATAATCTCCTCAGTGGTGGCCATCATCTACACACTGCTGGGGGGGCTTTACTCTGTGGCCTATACAGATGTGATCCAGCTAATCCTCATCTTTGTCAGTCTG TGGGTGTGTGTTCCCTTCCTGCTGACCAACCCTCACTCTGTGGACATCTCGTTGACGGCCTACAACCAGACCTTTCAAGCTCCCTGGGTCGGCACGGTGGAGCTCGATGAGGCCGGCAAGTGGTTTGACGACTTCATGCTGCTG GCTTTAGGGGGCTTGGCCTACCAAGCGTTCTACCAAAGAATCCTGTCCGCCTCATCTTACACCCAGGCTCAAGTGACCTGCTTCGCCTCGTCAGCCTTCTGTTTGGTGCTAGGTATCCCCTCCGTGCTGGTGGGAGCTGTCGCTGCATCTACAG ACTGGAACTCAACCAGCTATGGACTACCGACCCCATATGAGCGTGACCAGGCAGGCTCCATCCTCCCCATCGCCCTGCAGTATCTCACGCCTACATACATCTCTATCATCGGCATCGGCGctgtagctgctgctgtcatgtccTCCATGGACTCAGCCCTTTTGTCTTCTGCCTCTTTGTTCTCATCAAACATTTACAAGAACATCATCAGGAAGCAG GCGTCAGACTATGAGATGCAGTGGGTGATCCGTATTTCAGTGGTGGTGGTCGGTCTGGCTGGCACTGCCCTCACCTTCCTGGACAGCAGTGTTCTGGTTTTCTGGCTCGTGGGCGTAGACATGTCCTACACCATCATGTTCCCTCAGCTAGTCTGCATCCTGTTCTTCAAGGTGTCTAATGGCTATGGAGCCACTGTGGGTTACTTGATGGGACTCATCCTGAGGGTACTGAGTGGTGAGCCCCTCATTGGCCTGCCACCCGCCATCCAGTTCCCTGGCTGCCGGCTTGATGCAGAGGGAAGGCTGACCCAGTTCTTTCCCTTCCGCACCGCCATAATGATCATGTCACTTCTGTCCATTCTGCTTTTCTCCTATTTGGCATCCATCGTTTTCAACAAAGGATTGCTGTCTGAGAAGTGGGATGTGTTTAAGATCAAACGCAAGCAGAAACCATCAGCCCGAGCCGTCGATGACAAGAGGACCAACGCTGATAACGAAGAAGCCTCTGCAGCCAAGCAGCTACTCGAGACAAGCAGCTGCTAA
- the exosc9 gene encoding exosome complex component RRP45, protein MKDTPLANCERDFLLKAFEEKKRLDGRQTYDYRKIKITFGTDYGCCFVDLGKTRVMAQVSCELVAPKDNRPNEGILFFNIELSPMASPVFEQGRQSELSVKLNRQLERCLRNSKCIDTESLCVVSGEKVWQIRVDVHTLNHDGNLMDAASIAAITALCHFRRPDVAIQGDDVTVYGPEERDPIPLSIYHMPISVSFSFFQQGTYLLVDPCEREERVMDGLLMIAMNKHREICSIQSSGGIMLLRDQVMRCSKIASVKVSEITDLISKALENDKKARKAGSKCGFAESIPQERITALKMEGTPVDVEGVTERASYVVQKAGTPPQTVPSPVVPLPGVGQVGEGIHSTWGMEEEEEENNISGDEEDKVIQMEVDKEDSKRGDVVEISDSEEEEVVILNPETPDKTPKSKPPSSHQKVAAKTKKKQKK, encoded by the exons ATGAAGGACACACCGTTAGCCAACTGTGAGCGGGATTTCTTACTTAAAGCTTTCGAGGAGAAAAAG CGCCTGGATGGGCGGCAGACATATGACTACAGGAAGATAAAGATCACGTTTGGCACCGACTATGGATGCTGCTTTGTGGATCTGGGGAAAACAAG GGTCATGGCTCAGGTGTCCTGTGAGCTGGTGGCTCCTAAAGACAATCGACCAAATGAGGGAATCTTGTTCTTCAATATCGAGCTGTCACCCATGGCCTCGCCTGTGTTTGAACAGGGCAG ACAGTCTGAGCTGTCAGTGAAGCTGAACAGACAGCTGGAGAGATGCCTGAGGAACTCCAAGTGCATTGACACAGAGTCTCTATGTGTGGTGTCTGGAGAAAAG GTGTGGCAGATCAGAGTGGATGTTCACACACTGAATCATGACGGGAACTTGATGGATGCTGCCAGCATTGCAGCTATCACTGCTCTGTGTCACTTCAGACGCCCCGATGTCGCCATCCagggtgatgatgtcacagtg TATGGTCCAGAGGAGAGAGACCCCATTCCTCTGAGTATCTACCACATGCCCATCAGTGTCAGCTTCTCCTTCTTCCAGCAAGG AACTTATCTGCTAGTGGATCCCTGTGAGCGGGAGGAGCGGGTAATGGATGGCTTGTTGATGATTGCcatgaacaaacacagagaaatctGTTCCATCCAATCCAGTGGGGGTATCATGCTGCTGAGGGACCAG GTTATGAGATGCAGTAAAATCGCCAGTGTCAAAGTGTCTGAGATCACAGACCTCATCAGCAAAGCCCTGGAAAATGACAAGAAAGCCAG GAAGGCAGGTAGCAAGTGCGGTTTTGCAGAGTCTATTCCTCAGGAACGAATCACGGCTCTGAAAATGGAAGGGACTCCAGTGGACGTGGAGGGTGTGACAGAAAGGGCCAGTTACGTCGTTCAGAAAGCAGGAACCCCACCTCAGAC GGTCCCATCCCCAGTGGTGCCCCTCCCAGGTGTGGGCCAGGTGGGGGAGGGCATACACAGTACATGgggaatggaggaggaggaggaagaaaataacatcagtgGTGATGAAGAGGACAAGGTCATACAGATGGAAGTGGATAAAGAAGATAGCAAAAGag gAGATGTGGTTGAAATATCTgacagtgaagaggaggaagttgTTATACTTAACCCAGAGACACCAGACAAAACTCCTAA aAGCAAACCACCCAGTTCACACCAGAAGGTGGCAgcaaaaaccaagaaaaaacagaaaaaatga